The genomic window TGGTGGAAATGGCATTAGCAAGGTTATCTGAAAAGGCAATTGTACAACTTGACGAAGAACGCAAAGCTGCAATGGTTAGCAATCTTCTGGTGGTATTGTGCGGAGATAAAAATGTAAGTCCTGTAATGAATACTGGTACACTGTACAACTAAGTCCAATGTGTGATGATCCCGGACGCGAGGAGCAATAAGAAAAAACTATTCCATTGAAACCAAATAATAAAAGGATCAGGAAACTTTCCGGTACGATAGCACTGATAATTTATGGCTGATAAAAAAGCATTTGTCCTGCGCATCAATCCGGGTACCTTAAAAGAACTGGAAAAATGGGCAAATGATGAATTCAGAAGTTTAAATGGCCATATCGAATATTTGTTACAGAAAGCATTGACAGAAAGTGGCAGGGCAAAAATTAAAATTTCAAAGAAGTCCTGATTTGGTGGAATGGTTTTTTCTGAATCGTAAGCCAATATACTCAGTAATATAAAAATGATTTCGTTGGCAACAGCAATTCCCGCCGATATCCTTATTCCGCAGAAG from Chitinophagales bacterium includes these protein-coding regions:
- a CDS encoding Arc family DNA binding domain-containing protein is translated as MADKKAFVLRINPGTLKELEKWANDEFRSLNGHIEYLLQKALTESGRAKIKISKKS